A window of Sebastes umbrosus isolate fSebUmb1 chromosome 6, fSebUmb1.pri, whole genome shotgun sequence genomic DNA:
tttgaTGTTGTGACTCACCACCTCTGGTACGGAGCATTAACACACAGGAGCAGTCAAACAGGTATAAGAACGATGGGGttccaacacacacaatatGCTCAGCCAACACATCAGATCAGCACTAGAACAGAAGGCAGTCAACTTAGTATGCAGTGTAAAAAGGATGACTTGTGCATGTTAAGTGATCATTTTAACTACATACATGtaaagctgcattcacaccagaccAGGCAGTGCGGCGAAAACGCCAatcctcccattcattttgaatgtggGTAGTGtgtttgggaaaaaaacaaaaacgctgCGACAGAAAAGTcaaaacagaatcaacttttggcgTAACGCCACTAAACGTCACACTGGCCAAGAGCCAGAGCTTTACAgcccagccatgagggaactAAAGACATTAATCGCCGTGCAGTCaatgggccattaaagtgactctcccACACTGCCACATAACTTGATCTTGAAcacctgatctggtgtgaatgcagcctaacaCCAAACACTACCCGCcatgacagagacagaggacatAGGCCAACAGGTGTCTTATATAATCTGTCCCTAATTAGGGAATTGTTGGGGGAGGAATGGGGCTGCGTTCACCAACGCTACACATGATACTGTCTTCACTTGCACTAGGGAGGCATTCTCCACCACATTAACATGCCAACAAAAGCACGGAaggccattaaatgtgcgttaacagtggttataagcctcatagatgtgggtcagtagggccctgctacacccactagtaggttttgtcatctattcacatggtcgatATCCAAAataaggtataaaagaagacaacagcgacctctagtgaccttagtagttatgacaggagcaaaagctTAAGTGAGGATAGTATAGACAGCGAGAAACTCCATAATGGGGTGGAGGGCGGGGGTGGTGGACATTGTGAAACCAACagtgtgtagttgtctttgtgttcacaagcgtgaagtttcacttttgaaacttaGTTATTTTGAGCAAAAACAGGATCTTTTTCCCCAAActtaactaaatggttttgttgcctaaacctaaagaagcctttttgtttgtgttcaaaatgtaacgtttcatgcagttttacaacatgttagaacatgttgcttttaagttttgctttaattttacaacgtagtaggtgtagcaggccccaactgatccacatctatgaggGCTTATAGCGAGTGATAATGCACATTTACTGACCCGATAAcagtcaggccattaaatgtgcaGCCGGCAAACATAGATGTAAACAATGAAGGTTTTGAATGATCAAACATCGGCTTTGCAAACGTTTCATGAGGTAGGAAATACAGTCCACGTATTTGTGAggcctcaaggatacacacaacaCTTTTTGGTGAACAATGCATACCGGtaactgtgtttgtttacaagaaaactccacaagATACCTTTAATATGACCTTTTTATAACAAcaatgtatcaaatgacaaGGTGAAAGGGGTCGCTCGTAGTGGTGAACCTTTCGAgaatcacctgaatctgcagctcctctcgaCCTTacggagctttatagtgagtttcagctcattgtttagctgtctggctcgcaactttactgttttggttcactctcgcAGCTCTCGTAGCTTCATTTTCGACTGAAGCACGCAGCTGTTTTAAacgaaaaagctctaaaaaaccACAGTGAACTACCTGCTCAGCGACTGGCTGGTGAACAtcatggagcatttagcagctaaagagacagatatttccctcaggagttagtAGAGACCAAAAGCAACGGCtaatagatatataatattggacttacattcatcaggtggccagaaacacgactaaACTAAATGAATGATAACGTTGCTCCCTAACTGATGGATGTcagccatatcaacttaaaaagtGATATGTCAGTGTTATGTTCACAATTTGTttccgctgcccccaagtgaCCCAAAAAATCTGCAAGTTTAAAAGTCTTACACTGCATTTCTGCGATCAAAACAGATGAAGGGCACTTCCTCCAAAGAGTTAATATTAGCTACCCGTTCATCCATGACTGCTCCATCACTTCTATGCTAATACCATAACAGAGGTCAGTGGTGGAACCAGCACACACTACACAAACTCACATAACCATACGGACAGATATAACACTTCCAGTGCAACTAGAAGGTAAGTCTACCTGTCTTCTAGCAATACCTGCAGCAgtgtgttcatattttttctgtcaTCACTGagcctctgtgtttgtttgagactgtaataaacacaaaatacttGAAGCCAAAATGAAGAGCCTGGATGAGGCTCCTGGGAGCGACACCGCCGGAGAAAATCAATCATCCCATTATGAGAGTCTGCTCCTTGCTGATCCATGGAAACCATGCAGACGGTCCCGAGCAACTGTCAAAGGTCAGACTGCAGTCGAAAATTATTAGAATGTGATCGATACTGACCCGATCAATACATCAGAGAGGAGCTATTTCGAAGCCAATCTGCATGTGATATACATGAATTTGGGTTTTGTTTGACCTTAATCTGAGAAGTCACAGATTATTGTTGAGTTCAAAGACTTTTAGGATATGATaatatgcagtggtggaatgtaactaagtacatttacttaagtactgtaatTTTGACTTAATTGtacttgagtgtttccattttatgctactttatacttttactctactacatttgTTTGACACTTAAACTTAGTTACTTTTTACCTTAAAACATATATTATGCAGTTCTATACTACCAATCTACTAAGTAGTATACAAGGTATTTCAAAATTGCTCCATGTCGGGCATGGtcgggcttaaaactactacgtttgtaacgTGAAAATGAgacttaatgttgtgaacacggaacACGAGTGAACAGCCGATTGTaccgtgaaagtgaaactttaggAAGGCTAACCCACATGTTTGTGTCCTTTAGAGTGGCTGTTGAAGCTGAGGTGTTGTTTGGGAACAGTGTGTGGGATGGAGTGGTATGGATACGCTGCTCTAGGCGTTATGACTGCCGTCCTCAGCTTCCTGATGGACCTCAGTGTGACAAAGCTGCTGAGAGGTatgtacacacgcacacacacacagatttataGGATGCAAAGTACACAGAGTATCAATGTTTCTCTTTGAATCCACATGCAGCTCACCTGTGGCTTTATACGAAGCTGGAGGGCAACAGTCTGCTGCAGTTCTTCTGTTGGACTCTTTACCCAGCATGCCTCTGTGCTGTCGCATCATCGTTCTCCCACAACATCTGTCCCTTCTCCACAGGTCTGTCCAACATAAAACAGCACAAAAAGCAGAGTGAATATTAGACTCACCTTTGTCAGGTGGACACAATcacagatcagaaagtcacacaataacccaaacaaactaaccgatcgatgcagcggtagaccagcaactctgcAAGGTAAAACGacgtttttgtgaatgtagtctggtgacAATATATCGAatagaacgcagatggacccgccgtTTAAAGTACCAACAATGCTAGCTGGCTAGTCTAAATGGAAAGGTATTCATTATAGTGGAAGATCATCAACTGGGTTTCCATTTTTGGTGCCAAGCACTCTTGAAAAATATGAGGTAAAGAACAGAGACCTAAATCtagatttttttccttttagaaACATCTTTCTTTCCTATTTAAGTAAATGGCATTAAGGGAAAAAGTCAAATGTGATATTATCTTTCAAATTCAGTGAGAGACGTACAGTTTGAAAAGTCAAGTGTGATTTTATCTGACTCACGGAAAATCTTTTAAGCGCGATGTATTTCCAGGAAGCAGGATCTCTACGCTGGTTTTTTGAATGTTGGGGTGTATGCATGGTGTTAAAGGCAGTGAAGGAGACGGCTTGGTGTGATATGAATGAAGTAGAGAGCCTACATCTACCTTTAATCACCCTGCCTCCACCCTTTCTACTCCAGTCGGCTACATGTTCATGTTTATTCCTCTCAGTACCTGCCAGATATTGCTCTCTTATTGCCAAGGAGAAAAGCTTTCAGATGAATCCTAAAAGGGCAAATGTGTTTGATTTAAGTTCCCCAAAGAAGCGTCTTCAAGACTAAAAACATGGTGTGTAGAGAAGACAACATAACTTCACCAATCACAAACTAAATGATGCTTCATTTTCAGCTGTTTTGTGCTGATGGTCCTTGACATCCCACAGTCCTTACCCTCTATTTCATCATTCTGAAATCCTTTCCTATGCATTCACTCTGAATAGCTTCTTTTAAACTCCTAGATTGCTTTAAAATTGCTTTTGCTTTTTCGCTCAAAAATCCCGTCCCGTTCACTTCATTTCTCCTCAGGCTCGGGGATACCAGAGGTGAGAACCATGCTGGCCGGCATAGAAATGCCTCATTACTTGTCTCTCACTAATATGTTTACCAAGTTCCTGGGTCTTATCTGTACACTGGCAGCCGGCAGCACTGTTTTCCTGGGCAAAGTGGTGAGAGACGTCTCAGTATACCTGTTTGTCATGCAAAATATGCAgctattttttaaaatggcaTGTTATGAACACAGTTTTCTATATTTGTCTGTTAACAAAAGGGTCCGTTTGTGCATCTGTCCACCATGGTTGGAGCCTACCTGAGCAACCTCTGCAATCTTGTACAAGACAATAAGAAGGTAAACCAGAGGAAAGTCATTAGAACATTAAGTGTTATCTACTTCACCTACATTTACAAGTATTTAAAACCTTTTACCTAAAGCTGTACTAACaatggaaatgtgtgtgtaatatgtaaGGTGTCACttgtagtgacaaacccacagagaattatcaccacTGTCAACACTGCGTGGACATTTACTAATTTTTACGGgttttacaacatgtaaactcccaacacgttctcatcccatctcgtcacatactgacgctttgtcagaccccttggcgtcacttttcggttgcagtaaacacctgcttaatgttgtgaattgaaCAAAagcacttgcttaggtttaggaaaatcaACATGGtggggcttaaaatgactatgtttgtacagtgaccATGAAACTGAACCTCGTTCCCTATGATAACTTATGATAACGAGAACCCGGCTTGTGAAAATGTTGGTAAAGTTCATTTTCTGTGTAAAGGTCTGAAAAGAGACGGCACATTACAGCATACGTATTTCTCTTTTAGGAAAAAGCTTCTGGAGAAATGCTGGTCGTAGCTGCTGCAGTCGGCGTAGCGAGCTGCTTCGGCGCTCCCATCAGCGGTGAGCATCAGGAATTTTTATGTATCTGCTCGCGCGTTATCTTTATCCGTCCTTCTCACACTTGTTGAGTTAATGCGTTTCCACCTTTGATTCTCCTCTTTTTTTAGCTTTACATATTTGCTCTTCACTTTTATCCTCCCTCACACCTCTGCTCCTCTATCATGTTTGTGCATGAATGTATTTTCATCACCTCTTCTTCCTTTGATCACCTCTCCACCTGATATTTTCATCCTCTCAGCTCACTGTTCATTTCACAACCTTGTTGGTGGTTCAGCTCCTCAGATTCAAACTCCATTTGCGCTCACACTGTAAGATAAATTCAAATTGTCATTATCACGattaacataaaacattaacaattggaatatatgcatgtttttttttcacatttcctTTTTGCATGATTTTTGCCACATGCAGGCAAAAGGATCATTTTTCACTGTTGTCTGAAGACTTCTGCTCGTTTAGCTGAGAATACTTACCGCTCCTCTGCTCCTGTAGGTGTGTTGTTCAGTGTGGAAGTGATGTGGTCCCACTTCGCCCTGAGGCATTACTGCCCGTGTTTCTTCTCAGCCGTCTGTGGGGCGTTGACCTTCCGCCTGTTCTCAGTGTGGAGTGGAGATGGAGGTAATGGAGGCCCTGATCACCACTCGCCCCCTCATGGTCAACAAAGAGAAGGTTCACTTAACCCCTCTAGGTCCAACAGCCCGCCGGCGACCCGCTTAAGATAGTTCTAAGCGGCTTAGCATCAATCATGAAGATATAAATGTTTAACCTTTTGTCAATATGGACATGTTACACATGGTTAGATTCTCCACAGTTCAATAGTTCAGTTCATTTTACGGAAACCATGAGCACTAAAGCACAATTCATTAAGATTTACTGGCAAGTTGCCACTAAATCTTTCACACTGGTTCTTTAGCATTTTTTTCTCCCATGAGAACGTCACATTTGAAGGCAGACCGACACTACACTATTTTATTTCAAAGTAAATGTAACGCTTTGATCATTTTAGCTCGCCGGTGATGTTGACAGTCATCTAATTACTTGTCATGACAATGAGAACATCAGCTTTGGCAAAACTAGCAGTAGTAATTTAAGGTGACAGACACTGAATTTCAATAAAACGAGGGAAGATTAGATTTTGAAAGGCTGAGACACAAATTGGAGGGATGacttcaatttgttttttgtccgCAGAGACTCCTCAGGCGTTGTTCAAAACTAATTTCCCCACTACTTTACCTTTCTACCCGCTGGAGATTCTGCTGTTTGCTTTCCTGGGGTGAGTTTATATTTGACAGCATCTGTATAGTTAAACAAATCCTCTATTTATCTGTGTCTCACAAATAATAACTGACATTTGGTATTCATGTCCATATCAGTCACAGTGAAGAGTCTTTGACCAGTTCTGCTGTGTTTTCCTCCTATTCTAATCAGCATTCatagtttttttcccctcatacCAATCATTTCCTGGCCTCCTCTACCTCATCACTTCTAGTCTAATGACTTCCGATGATAAAAATGAGCCTCTTGTCTCCCACTGTGGGCTAAGTCGACCCTCTGTCTGGAAACAGGCTGCTGTGTGGAGCCGTGAGCTGCTGCTATCTCTTCTGCCATCGGTGGATGCTACAGTTCACCAAAACAAACCCGATCTTCATCAAAATGCTGACGACAGAGTGAGAGCTCTAATGTGAAAGCCAGATTGTGATGAGTCATCTCCTGTGTAAGACAAACTCATGAGATAGATTTCGGTGGGAGTATCAATCAATGTCCCAgaaacacggtgtgtttctttAAGGATAATTCACATTATACTCCACCGTACTAATGTTATGCAACTATATAAACACCTTTATGATACTTGATGATAAATGGCTGCACAGGGCCTTTCAAGTTGCATTTAAATGGTTTAAAAATCCCTGGTAATTTGATCTATACTCCAGATCTAAGTAGTGTAAAACCCTGTAAACCTTTGAAAGCATAGAtgtgaaaaaaagattttgctAATGTTTATTCTGATGAGCCGCCAACCCATTAAAACACTCAAATTTCAATAGGACTGCAATGAAAGCAAAGTAAGAACAATGGTGCTTGTATAATATGTGAATACCTCTCTGCAGGAAGGGTCTGTACTCAGGCATGGTGACCTTCTTCCTGGCATCTCTGACAtttcctccctctgctggtcaATATATGGCTTCTAAGGTAGGAATGAACACAATCTGAAGGCACagttcatcattttttttgtggatgTACACACATAATCGATGACTTGGAGCCAtactaaatacagaaaatatgtGTTTCTCAACTGATTAtcatcattaaaatgttttacccCGATGTTTTCAAACATTACTGATTTAAATAAACCTTTAATCAAAAGCATAatcaactagaattaccgcctcacggttgtatgcctccgcaaaccagtcaagttgcagtttacatccatgtctgtccaaaatgttctcacttcgtcattttatcctgttagacatttgtgtgaaattgtcataattagcaaattcttgagttatggacaaaaatgtgttttgtgaggtcacagtgacttttgaccttgttaggtttaggcaacaaaaccacttagataTTTAGGAAAGAcatcatgattgggcttaaaataagtacgtaaactaagtaaaataaaatgtatgtacataaacaacgtaacatcagtaccgaaaacacgtcactaacgtaactccAAAATGACTCACAACACTTTgagacacgaacaccggtcttgtatacatggcgtacaaatgacatgacaaaaacagtgttCTTATTacatgcaaaatgacttacGAATTACTGTGTCACTCATTGCGACCGGGCTGGAGGAAAAGCCATCAATGAGCACAAAGCTGTTTGAATCACTTCGAACGAATAGGactgagtgccacagacagggtagggaagtcagaaagtattgagtGACGGACATATAAATAATCTTgtcttttcatgagatttgATGACGATAAGAAAATTGTCATTTAATGTTCAGCCTTTGTGTGCCTTTACACAGTAATCTGAATGACAGTAATCTATTTCACAGCTCACCATGAAGCAGCTCCTAACCTCCTTACTGGATAGCCAGCAGTGGAGCTCTCAATCCCACAATGCCTCTTTTCAACTGGGGCCCGAGCCTTTGTTGGAGTGGAGCTCATCAGGGAGTCCCGTCTTCCTTTCTTTGGCTGTCTTTCTGCTCATGAAGGTACAACGGAAAAGACAATTAAGGAGTCTTTTATCTTTATCTACGTGCACTGGTAACCAACAGGAATCATAGCTCAACAACCCACTCCCATTAGTCCCCTATGTCACAGTGACCCATCATTAACATACCGTAATTGACATTTTCAGAGTAAGGTAAGCGAGCTGAAGACTGTTTACCCTTTCAGGCTGAAATATCATCTGATATCTGACGTTCACCCGTAGCAACACTGAACATTGAAGGATGGGTTTTGTGATTTATAACAGAAATCTCATCACCGGTATTGATTAAGAGCCCATATCTATTATTCTCATTTGTCTTCCAAGCGGAGGAAAGCCTGTCCTTTCTGTTGCATAAAAATTGTGGGTGGACATTTCTGCATTGAGAACAGTTTCTTATACTTCAGTGGGATCCCACTTATTCTGACAATTTTCCACCCATTACCACAAGCAGATGGGAAATGTAAATGATTCAATTTATTTGTGCAAAACTGATTGGAGAGCACTGCAAACATTTCCCCGCACACAGATTGACAGTGACTCACTGCTAGTAGCGCTGTTGGCTGTTCAGATGGCGAGGAGAGATTTGACAGTCTGTCTCTGTTGTTGGTTCTGAGATGTGGATGTTGGTCCTTGCCTGTACGCTGCCTCTGCCAGCTGGATACGTCATGCCAGTGTTTGTCTATGGTGAGTGAAGGGAATACATACTCGGACGAATACCTGAAGGGCCTGACCTGAATTCTCACCAGAAGGTGGTGAAAGCTCTGCGGTAAACTGAAATATAAAGATCGAGAAACTCTtctttgtgttatttcttttaatttctgTTCTGCAGGGGCAGCTTTGGGCCGTTTGCTTGCAGAAGGAGTAGCTTATGGGTCTTCCATTGGACTGATTTCAGGCCAGCAGTGGGCTTCTATAAATCCTGGGGGCTACGCACTCGCTGGTAGAAAACATTGAGCTCTTTGTTGTTGATATAGTGATGACATGACCTGTATAACTGCAGTGTTTATATCCCTCTTTCATctacattaaaggtacagtgtgtaggatttggctgcatttagtggtgtggttgcagattacaaccaaatgagtatccctccgctcactcctctgtTTCCAAGAGTgcgtaatgtgagccgccgggtgcaaaaccgtggtaacgccattagcctcactcagaggccatccttcccataataacactacttcaggGGCAACAGCAGTcagagcatcatagtttgacgTGCTGGGCTACTCAGTGCATTGAATGCAGTGCTTGACAAAATGtgagtatgtgatgagttggaaTAAGAATGTGTTAGGGACATGGGAGAAGTttaaattggttgcaatctgcttCCTCACCACtaaatgccaccaaatcctacacactgctcctttaagtagTACCGTTAtatgatttgtttttccttGTAGGTGCAGCAGCCTTCTCCGGGGCTGTGACCCACACCTTGTCCCCGGCCCTCCTGGCTCTAGAGTTAACGGGCCAGTTCAGCCATGCTGTACCCATCttcctcgccactctgctggcCAATGCCATGGCTCGCTCTGGGCACCGCCCGTCTTTCTATGACGCACTCTCTATCAGCAAGAGGCTCCCACACCTGCCCTCTCTGACGAAGGCATGCCCCCGGTAAGTAGAAACTGAGGccacgttccaaatcgcatactttttctttttactcttagtacatactgcagctgctcttaTACAAAGtgcgtactgttgcatgcagtttgCACAcaactgggacatactacttcatcataatattgtgccttgaactttaaccctcttgctcatatattcGCTGCACAGAGGATTATGGATGACAACTGCCAGAAAatcatgctggcttgcatactgcaaaatacgacCAGAtatagtaggacatcctggtatttttggcatactgcatttgaaatACTATGatttgggacatactaaatctttttctggcatactaaatagcatgGTTGTTTgagtattggaacgcacagaaaGTGACTGATTAAAGAAATACACAAGTTTTGGGGTGATCATCTCTGTGGTCGGCtgttacaataaataaataaataaataatccgAAATAGGCGAATAAGTGCTTTTGTTCCAGGCGTGACATGAATGATTCGTCTCTTTTTCAGGCTTCCCTCCACACCAGTCGGACAGGTTTTGGGAGTGAAATCAGTGCAGCTTCAGAAAGCAGCCGGACAAGTGGAGGTTCAGCATGCTGTCAACAGCAGCACTGACACACAGATCCCTGTGGTGGACTCACACGGTGAGCAGACAAATATATTTGATAATATTTTACCCCAGTCCTCCTGCTAAGGCAGTCATATTGTTTATAAATCCTCccacaaaaaataaacacaataccAAATTGAGTccctgaaaagaaaagaggaaaattatgagagaaaatgatgaaaaattgtAACCGTGGTGTAACAGTTCCTCGATGAGGAGCGTGAGAAGTGTGAGAAAATAGTTAATCGGCCAGCTGAGCCACAATCACATTGAAACTGTCGCACCAAAAGTGGCAAAGAAAATTgatttcctctcctttcttctgtTGAAGAGTCACAGATTGTTCTGGGCTTCGTTCTCCGATCAGAGCTGTTGGTGTTCCTGCGTCATTGTAAGACTGAGGTAAATGCTGCAGGTTCAGAAGAAGGTAGAGGAGTAAACTGTCTGATGCTGTTTAAAAGGCAGGTCACGTCTTTGCAATCCGTTGACTGAATGTAAAACAGCTGGTAAAAAAGAGGATGGGAGCAGGATGTACAGACAGGACTGCTGGCTCACGTGAAAGCTCATTTCATGACAGCTGACATCCATTTTGAAGCATGATAGAAAAATAGTcttaaaaaacatataatgtCCACTACTAGAGAACATCTTAAAGTTTTCAGGCAATAGACACAACAGTGAATCATAATTTCTCAAATAGTACTGAATGCTACTGCGTTACAAGCATGCATCTGACatacaaatgtgaatattttcagccgattagactgttatcaggtcattaaatggccGTTATCAGTGGTAATAAGGCTCATAGACGTGGGTCAGTAGGCCAAGTCAGGACAAGGATTTATGACTCTCAGTCGCCTAATCTGACAAAGTGACAACCgacaaaaatattgtgtagtctgaatcAGGcataaaccaaaacaaactgttttgtttgtgttcaaaacgtaacatttcatgcagttttacaacgtgttgcttttcagtttcgctttcactttaaCAACGTACAGTAGTAGGTGTaataggcccctactgacccacatctatgatgcttatagcgactgataacgcccatttaatggcctgataacagtcaaatcgagTGATATTTCTGTGCTATTCTTTGCAGACTGTGGAGAAACATCTGGATGACATCTGCTGCATTTACCCGACCTCTGTCCTGTTATCACCTCACAACACCGTTCAGGAGGTGGCGTCATTAGTGAATTAATTCAACACTTTGGGAAATActcttattcactttcttgtcaAGACTTAGATGAGGAGATTATAACCCCTAACTCTCGGatagaaagtgaataagcatatttcccaaaaaacGGTGAgcaattttttttagaaatcaGTTGCTTCAAATCCAGTTTCTTTGCGTCCTCACAGGCCCACAGTATCCTGAGTCTGGTTGGAGCTCAGACCTTGTTTGTTGCAGACAGGGGAAGGCTGGTCGGGGTCATCACATGGCCAGAGGTAATAACGTGTGAATTCACACTCACAAATATAacactcaatattttcttaatGACACATACAGCTTGATTCTGTTACATTCCTCTGTGGGTGTTTGTCTCGTCCGTATGCACTTTACAAACAAGACCATGTCCCCGAATGGATTTGTTAACATTATGCAGCGTCTAGGAGGCAAATGGAGGATTCAAagctgtctttctttctctcttttctcctccagaTGAAGAGAATATTAGAAGATTTGGCCAAAGACATCTAAGCAGAGAGACACAGGAAATAAGCTCATCCCTTGACCTTTTCTTTTAAGCAAACATGA
This region includes:
- the clcnk gene encoding chloride channel K, which encodes MKSLDEAPGSDTAGENQSSHYESLLLADPWKPCRRSRATVKEWLLKLRCCLGTVCGMEWYGYAALGVMTAVLSFLMDLSVTKLLRAHLWLYTKLEGNSLLQFFCWTLYPACLCAVASSFSHNICPFSTGSGIPEVRTMLAGIEMPHYLSLTNMFTKFLGLICTLAAGSTVFLGKVGPFVHLSTMVGAYLSNLCNLVQDNKKEKASGEMLVVAAAVGVASCFGAPISGVLFSVEVMWSHFALRHYCPCFFSAVCGALTFRLFSVWSGDGETPQALFKTNFPTTLPFYPLEILLFAFLGLLCGAVSCCYLFCHRWMLQFTKTNPIFIKMLTTEKGLYSGMVTFFLASLTFPPSAGQYMASKLTMKQLLTSLLDSQQWSSQSHNASFQLGPEPLLEWSSSGSPVFLSLAVFLLMKMWMLVLACTLPLPAGYVMPVFVYGAALGRLLAEGVAYGSSIGLISGQQWASINPGGYALAGAAAFSGAVTHTLSPALLALELTGQFSHAVPIFLATLLANAMARSGHRPSFYDALSISKRLPHLPSLTKACPRLPSTPVGQVLGVKSVQLQKAAGQVEVQHAVNSSTDTQIPVVDSHESQIVLGFVLRSELLVFLRHCKTETVEKHLDDICCIYPTSVLLSPHNTVQEAHSILSLVGAQTLFVADRGRLVGVITWPEMKRILEDLAKDI